From a region of the Fischerella sp. JS2 genome:
- a CDS encoding hybrid sensor histidine kinase/response regulator yields MSFEPKVNVLLVDDHPENLLALEAILDSLGQNLVRATSGAEALRNLLNQDFAVILLDVQMPDMDGFETAALIRQRERSRHTPIIFVTAFNTSDNMVFRGYSLGAVDYLFKPIEPEILKSKVAAFIDLFQKSAEVKRQAAQLAAMNAELKKREEMFRSLSACSPVGIFLTDPSGKCTYANPRYHAIFGLTPEQSLDQGWITTIHHEEQQSVVTNWYTAAAEGRGYKGEFRIMTPAGIERWVYMSSSPMLSEEGNVIGFTGTSEDITERKKAEEEHIKLIREQTARQEAETANRLKDEFLATLSHELRTPLTSILGWARLLRQRKLNEEAITRAIETIERNAGLQAQLIEDILDVSRIMRGKLTLNICPVNLVNLTATVVNSIRLEAEAKKIQLEYVVELNETENTATQRHEDMENEEDGLRWGHKDTRNTDEILSASSHLPVTASSETASSVIVSGDPNRLQQVLWNLLNNAMKFTSSDGRVEVRLEVVKENGSLEMAQGGQGRQGGQGGQGKYDTPYTPPSPVYAQITITDTGVGISPEFLPHVFDRFRQADGSITRNHGGLGLGLAIVRYLVEMHGGSVHADSPGVGQGATFTVKLPMLSTQQQSKDQESINQECAVATKAEGNFPKAPIPQRWKLKQTEQITKTTSPTSITESSLSGLQVLVVDDDTDTREYVTTVLQESGAEVTAVDSVQSALLMIAKSLPDVLISDISMPEEDGYTLIRKIRNFEPEQGRDLPAIALTAYARPQDCQQALDAGFQMYVSKPVEPNKLIHSVAKLMQRLGTGS; encoded by the coding sequence ATGTCATTTGAGCCTAAAGTTAATGTTCTGTTGGTAGATGACCATCCAGAAAATTTGCTAGCCCTAGAGGCAATTTTAGACAGCCTTGGTCAAAACTTGGTAAGGGCTACATCGGGCGCAGAAGCCCTGCGAAATCTATTGAATCAGGATTTTGCCGTGATCTTGCTGGATGTGCAAATGCCAGATATGGACGGGTTCGAGACAGCAGCCTTGATTAGACAACGAGAGCGATCACGGCATACACCAATAATTTTTGTAACGGCATTCAACACCAGTGACAACATGGTCTTTAGAGGATATTCTCTAGGTGCAGTAGACTATCTCTTTAAACCTATAGAACCAGAAATATTGAAGTCCAAAGTAGCAGCATTTATTGATTTATTCCAAAAAAGTGCCGAAGTGAAGCGACAAGCCGCACAGTTAGCAGCAATGAATGCTGAACTTAAAAAACGCGAAGAAATGTTTCGTTCTTTGAGTGCTTGTTCACCCGTAGGAATTTTTTTAACTGATCCTAGTGGTAAATGTACTTATGCTAACCCCCGCTACCACGCTATTTTTGGTTTAACCCCAGAGCAAAGTTTAGACCAAGGCTGGATCACAACAATTCATCATGAAGAACAACAATCAGTAGTAACAAATTGGTATACTGCTGCTGCTGAAGGTAGGGGATACAAAGGTGAATTTCGCATCATGACTCCAGCAGGAATTGAGCGCTGGGTTTATATGTCTTCATCACCCATGCTTTCAGAAGAAGGTAATGTCATTGGTTTTACAGGTACATCAGAAGACATCACAGAACGTAAAAAAGCTGAAGAAGAACATATCAAGCTTATTCGCGAACAAACAGCACGCCAAGAAGCAGAAACAGCAAATCGCCTCAAAGATGAATTTTTAGCCACCCTCTCTCATGAACTCCGCACACCTTTAACATCTATACTGGGTTGGGCAAGACTGCTGCGTCAGCGAAAATTGAATGAAGAAGCCATCACTCGTGCTATAGAAACAATTGAACGCAATGCTGGTTTGCAAGCTCAGCTTATAGAAGATATCTTAGATGTCTCGCGCATTATGCGAGGCAAGCTTACTCTTAATATTTGTCCAGTTAACTTAGTTAACTTAACTGCAACAGTTGTAAATAGCATACGTCTAGAAGCAGAAGCAAAAAAAATTCAACTTGAATATGTAGTTGAACTCAATGAAACAGAAAACACGGCGACGCAACGACACGAAGACATGGAAAATGAAGAGGACGGGCTGAGGTGGGGACACAAAGACACGAGGAATACAGATGAAATACTCTCCGCGTCCTCACATCTTCCAGTCACTGCGTCTTCCGAAACCGCGTCTTCTGTGATCGTCTCTGGCGATCCTAATCGTCTACAACAAGTTCTATGGAACTTGCTTAACAATGCCATGAAATTTACCTCCTCTGACGGCAGAGTAGAAGTACGCCTAGAAGTCGTCAAGGAAAATGGATCATTGGAAATGGCGCAAGGTGGACAAGGAAGACAAGGGGGACAAGGAGGACAAGGGAAATATGATACTCCTTACACTCCCCCCTCCCCTGTTTATGCCCAAATCACCATCACTGACACAGGTGTTGGCATTAGTCCAGAATTTCTCCCCCACGTTTTTGATCGCTTCCGTCAAGCAGATGGCAGTATAACAAGAAACCACGGCGGTTTAGGATTGGGACTCGCGATCGTACGTTATTTAGTGGAAATGCATGGCGGTAGCGTTCATGCTGATAGTCCAGGAGTGGGACAGGGAGCAACCTTTACTGTAAAGTTGCCAATGTTGTCAACACAGCAACAATCCAAAGATCAGGAATCTATAAACCAGGAATGTGCTGTTGCTACCAAAGCAGAGGGAAATTTCCCGAAAGCGCCTATTCCTCAAAGATGGAAATTAAAACAAACAGAACAAATAACGAAAACTACTTCCCCCACTTCTATTACAGAATCATCCTTAAGTGGTTTGCAGGTATTAGTAGTGGATGACGATACTGATACACGAGAATATGTAACCACCGTGCTGCAAGAATCGGGAGCAGAGGTAACAGCAGTTGATTCAGTACAATCGGCACTTTTAATGATTGCAAAATCCCTACCGGATGTGCTGATTAGTGATATCAGTATGCCAGAAGAAGATGGATACACGCTAATACGTAAAATACGAAACTTCGAGCCAGAACAAGGAAGAGATTTACCTGCGATCGCATTAACGGCTTACGCTAGACCACAAGATTGTCAGCAAGCCCTTGATGCAGGTTTTCAGATGTATGTCTCCAAGCCAGTTGAACCAAATAAATTAATTCACTCTGTTGCCAAATTAATGCAGAGATTAGGTACGGGAAGCTAA
- a CDS encoding chemotaxis protein CheB: protein MKYQIIVIGTSLGGLEALQVILLGLPKTFPIPIAVVQHRHKASDDTLRDLLQSYTNLVVKEAEDKEEILPGWVYLAPADYHLLIESKDKTVSQSYFSLSTDAPVTYARPSIDVLFETAADAYNQKVIGILLTGANQDGVQGLAKIKARGGMTIVEEPDSAFCSIMPAAAIALGVADQVLPLVDIPAFLVKICN, encoded by the coding sequence ATGAAATACCAAATTATTGTAATTGGTACATCTTTAGGCGGGTTAGAAGCATTACAAGTCATATTATTGGGCTTGCCAAAAACTTTTCCTATACCAATAGCCGTTGTCCAACACCGTCACAAAGCTTCTGATGATACACTAAGAGACTTATTACAAAGCTACACTAACTTAGTGGTCAAGGAGGCAGAAGACAAAGAAGAAATTTTGCCTGGGTGGGTATATTTAGCTCCCGCAGATTATCACTTGTTAATAGAAAGTAAAGATAAAACAGTGTCTCAATCTTATTTTTCTCTATCTACAGATGCTCCTGTCACTTACGCACGTCCATCCATTGATGTGCTATTTGAAACTGCAGCAGATGCTTATAATCAAAAAGTTATCGGTATCCTGTTAACAGGAGCAAATCAAGATGGTGTGCAAGGACTGGCAAAAATCAAAGCACGGGGAGGAATGACTATAGTTGAAGAACCCGACAGTGCCTTTTGTTCAATTATGCCCGCAGCTGCGATCGCATTGGGAGTTGCAGATCAAGTTTTACCCTTAGTAGATATTCCCGCTTTCTTAGTAAAAATTTGTAATTGA
- a CDS encoding protein-glutamate O-methyltransferase CheR — protein sequence MEREELEDVEIQLLLEGIYRYYGFDFRNYALASLKRRIWNTVKTEGLTTVSGLQEKVLHEPECLERLLLNLSINVTAMFRDPSFFLTFRKKVIPILRTYPFIRIWHAGCSTGEEVYSMAILLKEEGLYHRSRLYATDINETVLRKAKSGIFPLAMMQEYTQNYIQAGGKKSFSEYYTAAYGNAIFSSELKENIIFSLHNLAIDNSFNEFHVIFCRNVLIYFNKFLQHRVHKLFYESLIRFGILGLGRQESIRFTPHEQDYEQLVSSEKIYRRVS from the coding sequence ATGGAGAGAGAAGAACTGGAAGATGTAGAAATTCAATTGTTATTAGAAGGTATATATCGTTATTACGGGTTTGATTTTAGAAACTATGCTTTAGCTTCCCTCAAACGCCGGATTTGGAATACTGTTAAAACGGAAGGTTTAACTACTGTCTCTGGACTGCAAGAGAAAGTTCTTCATGAACCAGAATGCTTAGAGAGATTATTATTAAATTTATCGATTAATGTCACGGCAATGTTCCGAGACCCGAGCTTTTTTTTAACTTTTAGAAAAAAAGTAATTCCCATCTTAAGAACTTATCCTTTTATCCGTATTTGGCACGCTGGCTGTTCTACAGGTGAAGAAGTATATTCGATGGCGATTTTGCTCAAAGAAGAAGGACTTTATCACCGCTCGCGTTTATATGCCACTGACATTAATGAAACAGTTTTGCGTAAAGCTAAATCAGGAATTTTCCCATTAGCGATGATGCAAGAATATACTCAGAACTATATACAAGCAGGTGGCAAGAAATCTTTTTCTGAGTATTATACAGCAGCCTACGGAAATGCTATCTTTTCATCAGAACTTAAAGAAAATATAATTTTTTCATTACATAATTTAGCTATTGATAATTCTTTTAATGAATTTCATGTAATTTTTTGCCGTAATGTCTTAATTTATTTTAATAAATTTCTTCAACATCGAGTTCATAAACTTTTTTATGAAAGTCTAATTAGATTTGGAATTTTAGGATTAGGACGTCAAGAATCGATCAGATTTACGCCCCATGAACAAGATTATGAACAATTAGTTAGTAGTGAAAAAATTTATCGGAGAGTAAGTTAA
- a CDS encoding response regulator, which translates to MVNNYFKIGTKIGAGFALGLSIIAALGIISYRTTNNLIENSRWQAHTYEVINELDDLISQLKDIETAQRGYIITGEQRYLQPYNNALPNIQQNLKDLRKLTADNPQQQIRLDNIEPLINQRLAVAQKSINLRNNQGFEAARQLILTDQGKNLTDKIRSIITDMEAEEIRLLQQRTNKTKIAAQEATDTIIYGIPLAFLLLTLIGIYLTRNISKPLAEISKATEKLAEGDLSVNVPVDNRRDEIGILAQAFNQMIANLRETTLKNNEQNWLKSNLARFSQMLQGQRSLEKVARMILSELAPLVDAQQGVFYLMDFENEQPILKLLGSYAYQERKNLSNKYRLGEGLVGQCALEKQKIILTDAPSDYIRISSGLGEAKPFNIIVLPVLFEDQVIAVIELASFHRFSEIHLTFLEQVSETIGVVLNAIAADIRTQALLEESQQLTQQLQIQQQELTQKNQRLEEQAKELQTSEELLKQQQQELEESNEELQQLNAELEEKAELLSNKNTEVERKNQEIEQARLSLEEKAAQLALSSKYKSEFLANMSHELRTPLNSLLILAKILADNVEGNLNQKQIEYSQTIYSSGNDLLSLINDILDLAKIESGTMSIDMVQLKIADLYEPLERTFRQVAIDKGLNFTIELDPELPPTIYTDAKRLQQILKNLLANAFKFTEKGEVTLKIFVAKQGWSFDHETLNQAATVIGFAVKDTGIGIAPEKQKIIFEAFQQADGTTSRKFGGTGLGLSISREITRLFGGEIKLVSHLGEGSTFTLYLPQPLSGAGEMGRLGDGVKSSVHHPTTPPPHHTPPTPLTPASPSSVVIDDRDNIQPGDRTLLIVEDDTKFARILLDMARQNEFKGIVAHGGNTGLALAQEYQPSAIILDIRLPGMDGWTVLDRLKHDANTRHIPVHVMTVEEGKQRSLQQGAIAYLQKPISSETLHQALTKIKGFVDRRVKNLLIVEDDENQRQSIVTLIGNGDVATTAVSTGTQALSAIANGQFDCVVLDLGLPDMSGFELIEQIKKLPTGETLPIIIYTARELTRSEDTQLRRIAETIIVKDVRSPERLLDETALFLHRVQANLPAPKRQILEQLQTSDTLLAGKKILIIDDDVRNIFALTSMLERYQMQVLYAENGRDGIAVLENNADINAILMDVMMPEMDGYETTRRIRSIPRFKSLPIIALTAKAMQGDREKCIEAGASDYITKPVDTEQLLSLLRVWLYR; encoded by the coding sequence ATGGTAAATAACTATTTCAAAATTGGTACAAAGATAGGTGCAGGATTTGCTTTGGGTTTATCCATAATTGCTGCACTGGGAATAATATCATACCGCACTACTAACAACTTAATTGAGAATTCTCGTTGGCAAGCCCACACTTACGAAGTTATTAACGAATTAGATGATTTAATTTCTCAACTCAAAGATATAGAAACAGCACAAAGAGGTTATATTATTACCGGAGAACAGCGTTATTTACAACCTTATAATAATGCCTTACCAAATATTCAGCAAAATCTCAAAGATTTACGGAAATTAACAGCAGATAACCCTCAACAACAAATTAGATTAGATAATATAGAGCCATTAATTAATCAAAGACTAGCTGTAGCTCAAAAAAGTATTAATTTGCGAAACAATCAAGGCTTTGAAGCTGCAAGACAACTGATATTAACGGATCAAGGTAAGAATTTAACAGACAAAATTCGTAGTATAATCACAGATATGGAAGCCGAAGAAATTCGACTTCTACAACAGCGCACAAACAAGACTAAAATTGCTGCTCAAGAAGCAACTGACACTATTATTTATGGCATTCCTCTGGCTTTTTTATTGTTAACTTTAATTGGTATTTATCTCACCAGAAATATTTCTAAACCACTTGCAGAAATTTCAAAAGCTACAGAAAAATTAGCAGAGGGAGATTTGTCTGTAAATGTGCCAGTTGACAACCGCAGGGACGAAATCGGGATATTGGCACAAGCATTTAATCAGATGATCGCTAATCTCCGCGAAACAACTCTCAAAAATAATGAACAAAACTGGCTCAAGTCCAATCTTGCCAGGTTTAGCCAGATGTTGCAAGGTCAGAGAAGCCTGGAAAAGGTTGCCAGAATGATTCTCTCAGAACTTGCACCACTGGTAGATGCACAACAGGGTGTTTTCTACTTGATGGACTTTGAAAATGAGCAACCTATCCTCAAACTACTGGGTAGTTATGCATACCAAGAACGCAAAAATTTATCAAATAAATACCGCTTGGGTGAAGGGTTAGTAGGACAATGCGCCTTAGAAAAACAAAAAATTATACTTACAGATGCACCAAGTGATTATATTCGTATTAGTTCTGGTTTGGGAGAAGCTAAGCCCTTTAATATTATTGTTTTGCCTGTACTATTTGAAGACCAGGTAATAGCAGTAATTGAATTAGCATCTTTTCATAGATTTAGTGAAATTCATCTCACTTTTTTAGAGCAAGTTAGCGAAACTATTGGTGTAGTCTTGAATGCGATCGCTGCTGATATTCGCACTCAAGCACTACTAGAAGAATCCCAGCAATTAACCCAACAACTACAAATACAGCAACAAGAACTTACACAAAAAAATCAGCGTTTAGAAGAACAGGCGAAAGAACTACAAACCTCAGAAGAACTCTTGAAACAGCAACAACAAGAATTAGAAGAGTCAAACGAAGAATTGCAACAACTTAACGCTGAACTTGAAGAAAAAGCAGAATTATTATCCAACAAAAATACAGAAGTAGAGCGCAAAAATCAAGAAATCGAACAAGCCAGATTATCATTAGAAGAAAAAGCCGCACAACTAGCACTATCTTCTAAATACAAATCTGAGTTTCTCGCCAATATGTCCCACGAATTGCGGACACCACTCAACAGTTTGTTAATACTAGCAAAAATTCTCGCAGACAATGTTGAAGGCAATCTCAACCAGAAGCAAATCGAATATAGTCAAACAATCTACTCCTCAGGCAATGATTTATTGTCACTCATCAACGATATTCTCGACTTAGCCAAAATTGAATCGGGAACCATGTCTATTGATATGGTTCAGTTAAAAATTGCTGATTTATATGAGCCATTAGAACGAACTTTTAGACAAGTCGCAATTGACAAAGGACTGAATTTCACAATTGAATTAGACCCAGAACTACCACCGACAATCTACACTGATGCCAAGCGGCTGCAACAAATCCTCAAAAACCTACTAGCTAACGCTTTTAAATTCACAGAAAAAGGTGAAGTTACCTTAAAAATATTTGTAGCCAAACAAGGCTGGAGTTTTGATCACGAAACATTAAATCAAGCTGCAACAGTTATTGGTTTTGCAGTCAAAGATACAGGTATTGGTATCGCCCCTGAAAAACAAAAAATCATTTTTGAAGCATTTCAACAAGCAGATGGTACTACCAGCCGTAAATTTGGTGGTACAGGATTAGGTTTGTCAATTAGTCGAGAAATTACCCGTTTGTTTGGTGGGGAAATTAAACTAGTTAGTCATCTGGGTGAAGGTAGTACCTTTACCTTATATTTACCCCAACCGCTTTCTGGTGCTGGGGAGATGGGGAGATTGGGAGATGGGGTGAAGTCTTCTGTCCACCACCCCACCACCCCACCACCCCATCACACTCCCCCTACTCCCCTCACTCCTGCGAGTCCCTCCTCTGTCGTCATCGACGACAGAGACAACATCCAACCGGGCGATCGCACACTGTTAATTGTGGAAGATGACACTAAGTTTGCCCGAATTCTCTTGGACATGGCGCGACAAAATGAATTTAAGGGCATTGTTGCCCACGGTGGCAACACAGGTTTAGCCTTAGCCCAAGAATATCAGCCTTCTGCAATCATTTTGGATATTCGTCTGCCAGGGATGGATGGCTGGACGGTGCTAGATCGCCTCAAACATGACGCCAACACCCGCCACATTCCTGTACATGTGATGACAGTAGAGGAAGGGAAACAGCGCAGTTTACAACAAGGTGCGATCGCTTATTTGCAAAAACCCATCAGTAGCGAGACACTACACCAAGCACTCACTAAAATCAAAGGTTTTGTAGACAGGCGAGTTAAAAATCTGTTGATCGTAGAAGATGACGAAAATCAACGTCAAAGTATTGTGACATTAATTGGTAACGGCGACGTTGCTACCACTGCTGTCAGTACTGGTACTCAGGCATTATCTGCGATCGCCAATGGACAATTTGATTGTGTAGTTCTAGATTTAGGACTACCAGATATGAGTGGTTTTGAATTGATCGAACAAATCAAAAAACTACCAACCGGTGAAACACTACCCATTATTATCTATACTGCCAGGGAATTGACCAGAAGCGAAGATACACAACTGCGACGCATTGCCGAAACAATTATAGTTAAAGATGTGCGATCGCCTGAACGTCTTTTAGATGAAACTGCTTTATTCTTACACCGTGTCCAAGCCAATCTACCCGCACCAAAACGTCAAATTCTCGAACAATTACAAACTTCTGATACCCTACTAGCAGGCAAAAAAATATTGATTATCGATGACGATGTTCGCAATATCTTTGCTCTGACTAGTATGCTGGAACGTTATCAAATGCAAGTCTTATATGCTGAAAATGGTAGGGATGGGATTGCTGTTTTAGAAAATAATGCTGATATTAATGCTATCTTGATGGATGTAATGATGCCAGAAATGGATGGCTACGAAACCACCCGTCGTATCCGCAGCATTCCCAGATTTAAATCTTTGCCAATTATTGCCCTAACTGCCAAAGCTATGCAAGGTGATCGCGAAAAGTGTATTGAGGCTGGTGCATCTGACTATATTACCAAGCCTGTCGACACTGAACAATTGCTTTCACTATTGCGTGTTTGGCTGTACCGATAG